The following proteins are co-located in the Dermochelys coriacea isolate rDerCor1 chromosome 4, rDerCor1.pri.v4, whole genome shotgun sequence genome:
- the LOC119854226 gene encoding protein FAM47B-like isoform X2, producing MPSKYFQERNKRKFSDSLNSQRWRFLKSGLDDFRSGFPPPSDNIFICGTKGPVPIVLRNPASDAPHMVLQKGRKKCTKTQVSPSKLSPLQKSRRDHIAQTEYCLIQHPLALYPHLGESIPPELFKEVVCILDPEMCLNREGGYEDCDQASHTLQQVLYQLEDGKSKEACPRLSALKESKDKNPQCTYLSKQEVATREKEASLGYIPPLDENVRRVTKEFCDWMASLGGEKYKVDEATILSLFDTGYETKLVLSVPIHVVELNNVPAELRKYVGVSPPPTAVKSPLRTRCHPCLDKGPSQPKWEKIRYGAWYLEPKTWRKQRANEPLEDPNTAVDAFQNLRNQFGEKEAELMQLHGTHAFKEFLERKGYRKPEFLLRMLAAGDANGAQERTSKGYKKESLKRPEGIREGSSSTIVN from the exons ATGCCATCTAAGTACTTTCAGGAACGCAACAAACGGAAGTTCTCGGATTCCCTTAACAGCCAGCGCTGGAGATTCTTGAAAAGTGGCCTGGATGATTTCAGAAGCGGCTTCCCTCCACCATCTGACAACATCTTCATCTGTGGCACAAAGGGGCCTGTACCAATTGTTCTGCGTAATCCCGCATCTGATGCTCCACACATGGTCctgcagaagggaaggaaaaagtgCACCAAAACCCAAGTCAGCCCTTCCAAGCTCAGTCCATTGCAGAAATCCAGGCGGGATCACATTGCACAGACAGAATACTGCCTGATCCAGCACCCCCTAGCACTCTACCCTCATCTTGGAGAAAGCATCCCTCCAGAG CTTTTCAAAGAGGTTGTGTGCATCCTGGATCCTGAGATGTGCTTGAATAGGGAAGGTGGATATGAGGATTGTGACCAGGCGAGCCACACTCTTCAGCAAGTGCTGTATCAGCTGGAGGATGGGAAAAGTAAAGAAGCATGTCCCAGGCTATCAGCACT CAAAGAGTCCAAAGACAAGAATCCGCAGTGCACCTACCTGTCCAAGCAAGAGGTAGCAACAAGGGAAAAGGAGGCCAGTCTGGGCTACATTCCTCCCCTGGATGAGAACGTAAGGCGAGTGACTAAGGAGTTTTGTGACTGGATGGCTTCTTTG GGAGGAGAAAAATACAAAGTGGATGAAGCCACCATTCTGAGCTTGTTTGATACTGGATATGAAACCAAGCTGGTGCTGTCTGTGCCAATCCATGTTGTGGAACTAAACAACgtgccagcagagctgagaaagTATGTGGGTGTTTCACCTCCACCGACTGCTGTCAAGAGTCCTCTTCGTACCAGGTGCCATCCATGCCTTGACAAG GGTCCATCCCAACCAAAATGGGAGAAGATCAGGTATGGAGCCTGGTACCTTGAACCAAAAACATGGAGAAAACAGAGAGCAAACGAACCTTTAGAGGATCCAAACACAGCAGTTGATGCCTTTCAGAATTTAAGGAACCAGTTTGGTGAAAAG GAGGCAGAGCTCATGCAGCTCCATGGAACCCACGCTTTTAAGGAATTCCTCGAAAGGAAGGGCTACCGGAAGCCTGAG ttCCTTCTGCGGATGCTGGCTGCAGGGGATGCTAATGGAGCACAAGAGCGGACTTCAAAGGGCTACAAGAAAGAGTCTCTGAAGAGACCTGAGGGGATCAGAGAAGGATCTTCCTCCACAATTGTTAATTAA
- the LOC119854226 gene encoding protein FAM47B-like isoform X1, producing MPSKYFQERNKRKFSDSLNSQRWRFLKSGLDDFRSGFPPPSDNIFICGTKGPVPIVLRNPASDAPHMVLQKGRKKCTKTQVSPSKLSPLQKSRRDHIAQTEYCLIQHPLALYPHLGESIPPELFKEVVCILDPEMCLNREGGYEDCDQASHTLQQVLYQLEDGKSKEACPRLSALSKESKDKNPQCTYLSKQEVATREKEASLGYIPPLDENVRRVTKEFCDWMASLGGEKYKVDEATILSLFDTGYETKLVLSVPIHVVELNNVPAELRKYVGVSPPPTAVKSPLRTRCHPCLDKGPSQPKWEKIRYGAWYLEPKTWRKQRANEPLEDPNTAVDAFQNLRNQFGEKEAELMQLHGTHAFKEFLERKGYRKPEFLLRMLAAGDANGAQERTSKGYKKESLKRPEGIREGSSSTIVN from the exons ATGCCATCTAAGTACTTTCAGGAACGCAACAAACGGAAGTTCTCGGATTCCCTTAACAGCCAGCGCTGGAGATTCTTGAAAAGTGGCCTGGATGATTTCAGAAGCGGCTTCCCTCCACCATCTGACAACATCTTCATCTGTGGCACAAAGGGGCCTGTACCAATTGTTCTGCGTAATCCCGCATCTGATGCTCCACACATGGTCctgcagaagggaaggaaaaagtgCACCAAAACCCAAGTCAGCCCTTCCAAGCTCAGTCCATTGCAGAAATCCAGGCGGGATCACATTGCACAGACAGAATACTGCCTGATCCAGCACCCCCTAGCACTCTACCCTCATCTTGGAGAAAGCATCCCTCCAGAG CTTTTCAAAGAGGTTGTGTGCATCCTGGATCCTGAGATGTGCTTGAATAGGGAAGGTGGATATGAGGATTGTGACCAGGCGAGCCACACTCTTCAGCAAGTGCTGTATCAGCTGGAGGATGGGAAAAGTAAAGAAGCATGTCCCAGGCTATCAGCACT TAGCAAAGAGTCCAAAGACAAGAATCCGCAGTGCACCTACCTGTCCAAGCAAGAGGTAGCAACAAGGGAAAAGGAGGCCAGTCTGGGCTACATTCCTCCCCTGGATGAGAACGTAAGGCGAGTGACTAAGGAGTTTTGTGACTGGATGGCTTCTTTG GGAGGAGAAAAATACAAAGTGGATGAAGCCACCATTCTGAGCTTGTTTGATACTGGATATGAAACCAAGCTGGTGCTGTCTGTGCCAATCCATGTTGTGGAACTAAACAACgtgccagcagagctgagaaagTATGTGGGTGTTTCACCTCCACCGACTGCTGTCAAGAGTCCTCTTCGTACCAGGTGCCATCCATGCCTTGACAAG GGTCCATCCCAACCAAAATGGGAGAAGATCAGGTATGGAGCCTGGTACCTTGAACCAAAAACATGGAGAAAACAGAGAGCAAACGAACCTTTAGAGGATCCAAACACAGCAGTTGATGCCTTTCAGAATTTAAGGAACCAGTTTGGTGAAAAG GAGGCAGAGCTCATGCAGCTCCATGGAACCCACGCTTTTAAGGAATTCCTCGAAAGGAAGGGCTACCGGAAGCCTGAG ttCCTTCTGCGGATGCTGGCTGCAGGGGATGCTAATGGAGCACAAGAGCGGACTTCAAAGGGCTACAAGAAAGAGTCTCTGAAGAGACCTGAGGGGATCAGAGAAGGATCTTCCTCCACAATTGTTAATTAA